The candidate division WOR-3 bacterium nucleotide sequence GCGCCAGGGATTGACCAGCGCATACTCCTGCTCCCGGCGCTCGACCTTGACGCGCTGGTTGATCGTCAGGTAACATCAATCGTAGCAGCAATGCGCAAAGGGGGTCACGATGTGCCCGGGCCGGCCCACCGTCTCCCGCCTTTGGTCTTCCTTGCCAAGCCGCAACCTGCAGGCATAATGTAGCGTCCTATTCCCGAATCTGTCCGTTGGTCTGGATAAAAGGAGTTTCACTGTGAGCACAGAATTCGACCGGCAGGCCGCGGCCGTGAAAGCCGATCTCAAGCGGATGCTTGACGCCGGCTGCAGCTTCGCCGACGCGCGTCTCTATGACGAGGACCGCACCGAGCGCCTCACGCTCTACGACGGCAACCTCGAAACCAACTACGGCGCGAATGAGCGCGGCATCGGCGTGCGCGCCCTTTACAAGGGTGCCTGGGGCTTTGCCGCCACCGCCGACCTCGCCTCGATATCGGCCTGCTTCGACAAAGCGCTGGCCAACGCCAAAGCCGCAACCATGCTGCCCGGCTTCCCCAAAGACATGGGCCCGGCCCAGCCTGCCAAAGGCCAGTACCGGCCACCGGTCAAGCAGGACCCGTTCCATGTGCCCATGTCCGAGAAGCTCGCCCTGCTCTCCGGCATCGACGCCGGACTGAAAGACAGCACGGTCGCGCACCGGTATGTCACCGCCGGGTTCCAGCGCCGGAAGATCTTCTACTGGAACTCCGAAAGCACCGAGGTCGACCGCTGGCAGCTCAACACCTTTGGCACGATGGCAGTGATGGCTCCCGACGCGCAGGGCCGCACCCAGCGCCGCACCATGGAGCTCTTCTGCAATGGCGACGGCACGCGCGGGTACGAATGGCTCTCCGATCCCGAGGCGTTCGGCGGCCACGCCGAGCGTGTCCGGAAGGAGCTGTCGGAAATCATCGCGGCCGACCCCCTGCCCGCGGGCAAGCGTGACGTGATTCTCCTGCCCGGCCAGGGCTTCCTGCAGGTCCACGAGACCATCGGCCACGCGCTCGAGCTCGACCGGATCCTCGGGTACGAGCTGTCGTTCGCCGGTGGCTCCCACGTCCGCCTTGAGCACATCGGCAAGCTCCGCTACGGCTCGGACAAGCTCAACGCCCGGGCCGGCATCGTGCTCAACTCGCCCGGCACGTTTGGCTTCGACGACGAGGGCACGCCCCAGCGCGACTACTACCTGATTGAGAGCGGCATCCTCGTCAACGTCCTCTCCTCGCGCACGGACCTGGCCGAGGCCAACGCCAAGGCCGGCCGCGTCGCCGTCAAAGAATCCGGCACCGCTGCCCGCGCCTGCGCGTTCTACCGCACGCCGATTGACCGGATGACCAACATCAACATCGACGCCGGGAACGACGGCACGCTCGAGGACATCATCGCTGCCACCGAGGACGGAGTGGTGCTCGACGTTCCGGTCTCCTGGTCGATCGGTTCCAACCGCGAGCACTTCCACTTCGCCACGGAAATCGCCTGGGAAGTGAAGAACGGCAAGAAGACCAAGGTCTACAAGAACCCGACCTACCACGGGCACACGCTCGAGTTCTGGAACTCGCTCGACAAAGTCGGGAGCAAAGCTACCTGGTGCCTGGAACAGGTGCCGAACTGCGGCAAAGGCGAGCCGAACCAGATAATGGAGCTCGGCCACGGCATACCGGTGATGCGCTTCCGTGGCGTCGAAACCGGGGAGAAGGAGTAAACATGCTGGAGAAGAGAATCCGCGACCTGTTGCTTGCGGCCCGGGCCGATGCGCGCAAGCAGGGACTCGAGGCCGAGTTCAACTTCCACCGCGAGCGGTCGAGTTTGATCAGACTGGGTAACTCCTCGGTTGCCCTCTCGACCTCTGAGGAGCTCTCTCGGCTCGACGTCACAGTCCAACAGGGACGCAAGTCCGGCGCGTATAGCATGACTTCCGACATCACCTCACCGACGCAGCTCGCCGAGGCGCTGAAGGTCGCCGCGACCAATTGCCAGGCCGCGCTGGCAAAGGACTACGACCCCATCTTCGGCGTGGTCGAAGAGGCGGTCGACGACTCGACGGGGTTCGACCCGGCACTGGAAGCGCTGTCGCCGGTGGCCAAGACTGAGCTCTGCAAGAAAGTCGTAGACGCGGTCAAACCGATGGGCAAGTACGACTTCTCCGGCTCCTGGTCGTCCGGCTCGACTGAGATGTACTACATCTCCACCGCCAACGACAACGAAGCCTACCGCCGGCTCACCGACGGCAGCTTCATCATGGTCCTGAAAGAACAGGACAAGAAGTGGGAGCTGCAGGCCGAGCGGACCCAGAAACGGGCGGGCGAGTTCTCGGCCGACGACGTCATCGCCGAGTTCAAAGCCATGCTGCCCGTGTACGAAAAGAACCCCGGGTACAAGACGCACGTCGATCGGCAGCGCGTGATGTTCGGTCCCGACGCGGTTGCCAATCTGCTGGGCCTTACCATCTGGGGAGCGTTCGTCGGCCGGATGTGGGAAGAGAAGCGGGCGTTTTCTTCGAACCTGAAGCCCGGCGACCGGCTCTTCCCGGAAAGCGTCACCATCACCGACGACCCGACCAACCCCAACGTCTTCGGCATGCCCTTCGACTTCAAGGGCAGTCGCCGCCGCCCGCGCATCCTCTGCGACAAGGGCATCCTCAAGACCATCCTCTATGACTCGGGCACCGCGGCCAAGTACAAGCGCCAGCCCACCGCAAGCGACCTGGGCAACGACGACTTCTGCCTTTCCCCGGGCACCGCGCCGGCCGGGATCGACGCCGGCCGCAAGCTGGCCCAGGACGCGCTCTACGTCCCGCAACTCCACTACGTTCACATGCCGGACCCCACCAAGGGCATGTTCACCTGCTCCAGCCGGTTCAACGCGCGGCTCATCAAGAACGGCGAGTTCGTCGCGCCGCTCCTCTCCTCGCGCGTCACCGACACTATCCCGTCGGTGTTCGGCGGCATCACCGCCATCTCCTCGCGCACGATTCCGTGGAACGTCTCCGGTACGTATGACCGCCGCTCCCCGACCGCGATGAGCATCCCGGAGTACATCATCTGCGACGGCGTCCGCATCTCGGACGTGGCCGACAGCTTCTAGACAGGCAAGCTGACCATGGAAGCCGGACTTCGGTCCGGCTTCCTGCTTGCTTGGCGAACCATTGATGAACACTGATAGACACAGAAGCAGAAAGGCGGAAGCCGAGCTTCCGCCAAGTACGTGGCATGCCGAGGAGGGGAGTTGAACCCCTATGGGTGTGAACCCACTAAGTCCTGAGCCTAGCGCGTCTGCCATTTCCGCCACCTCGGCAGGACTTTCGCGGCTTCTAGGATAGCCGCGAAGACCGAGGAGTCAAGGACGTGTCCTGACCCCACTCCTCACTTCCGACACCTGGCTTCCGGCTCTGGCCGTGTCCGGCTCCTCTTGGTGCCTTTGTGTCTTGGTGGTTGACTCCGGCTCCGCTCCTGCCGGCCTCCCGCCTCATCCGTGTCTGTCCGTGTCCATCCGTAGTTGATTCCCCAACGCCCTGACTTCTGGCTTCACTAGTCTGACTTCTGCCTTCTGACTTCGGCCGGTCCATCCATCCGTGGTCTTCCATTTCATCCTGTGCCAACATCCGCGCCTTCATCGCGAAACTCCGCATCGTTATTGACAAGCGGACTCCGTCCGCTAATCTGCGTTAGTGCTCATCAACGCAACTGATATCGGCAAATCACTCGGCGCTGAGACGGTGCTGCAGCACGTCAGCTTCACCATCAGCCCGGGCGAGAAGATCGGGCTCGTCGGGCCGAATGGCAGCGGCAAGACGACCCTGCTCAAGTTGATCCTGCGGCAGATCGAACCGGACCAGGGCGACATCGCCATTGCGGGCGAGCCCGAAATCGGCTATGTGCGGCAGGACGTGCTCGACGACGAGGACCTGACCGTGGAGCAGGCGCTTTTCGGTGAGATGGAAGAACTGGAAGCCAGGCTTGCCCAGCTCCGCAAAGAAATCGCTGCCAGCCCCGATGATGAAGGCGAACTGGCCAAGGACGAGGTAATCGAGGATGAACTCAACACTCGGTTCGGCAACGGCTACCGCAGCCGCTGCGAGAAGACCCTGGCCCAGTTTGGTTTCAACCTCGACCGGTACAAGGCGAAGGTCAACGTGCTCTCTCCCGGCGAGCGGGCGCGGCTGGAGCTCGCCCGGGTCCTGGTGCGCGAGCCCAATCTCCTCATCCTCGACGAGCCGACCAATTTCCTCGACATCGGCCAGCGCGAGTGGCTGGAACGCTTCCTCGAGGAGTTCGCCGGCACCGTGCTCGTGGTCTCGCACGACCGAGTCTTTCTCGACCGCGTCGTCAACCGGGTGTTCGACTTGCGCCGGTCCCGGCTCACGGTCTACGAAGGCGACTACGACGACTACGAATTAGCCCGGGAGCAGGAACGGGCGAAGCTCGAGCACGAGCACGAAGTCCAGCAGAAGGAGATACACAAGCTCGAACGCGCGGCCGAAGAGCGCAAGGTCTGGTCCGCCCGCCGCGAGAAAACGAAGACCGCGGCCCATGACAGCGGCTTCGAGGGACACCGCGCAGCCAAGATGGCGAAGCGGGCCAAGCATGCCGAAAAGCGCATCGAGCAGATGATCGAGGCGCATGAGGCGAAGAAGCCGATCGTCGAGAAGCGGCCCAGGCCCGTGCTCGTAACCGAGGAACTGCCTGATAAACGGGCCGTGCTGGCCAAAGACCTCACCAAGTCATTCAGCGGCCGGACGGTGATTGAAGGCGCATCATTCGAAATGAGGACCGGCGAAAGGGTGGCGGTCATCGGCCCCAACGGCTCCGGCAAGACCGTCCTGCTGCGCATGCTCGTCAGCGAACTGGAGCCGGACAAAGGCAAGGCGCAGTTCGGCGCCGGGACCAGGGTCGGCTACTTCCCGCAGGACATAACGTCACTCGACCTCAAGCGAACCGCGCTCGAAGAGGTGATGGAGTCCGGCGCCAACCAGGAGACCGCGCGGACCGTTCTCGGCACGCTGCTCCTTCGCAAAGCGTTCGCGGAGAAGAAGCTCTCCGAGCTATCAGCCGGCGAGCGGTCAAAGGTTCTGCTGGCGCGGATTCTCGCGGGCGGAGCAAACCTGCTGATACTGGACGAGCCGACGAACCACCTTGACATTGACGCCCTGCTCGCGCTCGAGAACCTGCTCGCGAACGCGCCGGTCGGAGTGCTCTTCGCCACGCACGACCGTGCCCTGCTCTCCAGGCTTGCCGACCGGGTTCTTGAACTCAGAGACGCCAGACTGATCGACCACCGCGAGCGCTACGAAGCGCTCGTCCGCAAGAGTTAGCAGTTAGAAGTTAACGGTTAGGAGTTGGCCCGGCTGACTCTGTCGCGCCGAACGGATGGAGGAGTTACGTCCGTCCCTGTCCCCGCCCTCTGGCGCTCCTGGTTACTTGGTGTCTTGGTGGTCAGACTCAGGTTCCGTCCGGGCTTGTGGCGCTCTTGGTGACTTGGTGCCTTGGTGGTGAGACTCCGGTTCCGTCCGGGCTTGTGTCCCCGCCCTCTGGCGCTCTTGGTGACTTGGTGTCTTGGTGGTGAGATTTCGGTCGGGGCTTCCGGTCCGAAGCTTGTAGCTTGAGGCTTGCGGCTTGTAGCCGCTTGGGCTTGAGCTAGGCTCTTCCGAAGAGCCGCTGCAGCCTGAGCCGCAGCACGAGGAAGAAGGCGCGGCGGACGATTCTCTTGTTCATCTTCGACGTGCCCGCGCGCCGCTCGGTAAAGACGATCGGCGTCTCCTTGATACGGAGGCCCTTGCGCCAGATCAGGAAGTCAATCTCGATCTGAAACCCGTAGCCGTCTTCCTTCAACTTCTCGAGGTCGATGCCGGCCAGCGTCTCGCGCCGGTACGCCTTGAATCCCGCGGTCAGGTCGCGAATCGGCACGCCGGTGACGACCCGCGCGTACATGCAGGCGAAGTAGGAAAGCAGCAGCCGCTTCATCGGCCAGTTCACGACCGACACGCCCTCGGAGTAGCGCGAGCCGATGACGAGGTCGTAATCCTTCAATAGCTCGATCATCTCCGGCACCTTGTCCGGCGGGTGCGAGAAGTCGGCGTCCATCTCGAAGCAATAGTCGTACCCGTGCTCGAGCATGTACTTGAACCCGAGGACGTACGCGGTGCCCAGCCCCATCTTGCCCGGCCGGCGGACCAGGTGGATCCTGGAATCGGCCGCGGCCATCCGCTCGACCATGTCGCCGGTCTTGTCCGGCGAATTGTCGTCGATGACCAGGGCTTCGATTTCCGGCGACTTCGAGAGCACCTCGGGCAGGATGCGCTCGATGTTCTCGGCTTCGTTGTAGGTCGGGAAAATGACCAGTCCGCGTGCCACGGGGAATACTATCTAATCAGCCCAAATGAGTCAAATGCGGAACCGGATAGACCAGAATTCAGAATCCAGAAACCAGAATTCAGAGTGGCCGGCCCGAACCGGAGCTCTGGACTCTGGACTCTGGTCTCTGAATTCTGGATTCTCCGATTCCTCAGATGTGGCAGCTTCCGCCGCCGTGCTTCTGGAAGTACTTCTGGTGATACTCCTCGGCCGGCCAGAACCTAACCGCCGGGACAATCTGAGTGACTATCGGCCGGGTGAACCGCCGCGCCTTAGCGAGCTTCTCCTTAACGGCGACGGCCGAGGCCTGCTGCTCCGGCGAGTGAAAGAAGATGGCTGAGCGGTACTGCGACCCGAAGTCCGGTCCCTGCCGGTTGAGAGTGGTCGGGTCGTGCATCGACCAGAACCTGTCCAGCAACTGCTCGTAGGTGACGACGCCCGGGTCGAACACCACCTCCACCGCTTCCGCGTGCCCGGTGCCATCCGAACAGACATCGTCGTAGGTCGGCTTCTCGGTCTTCCCGCCCGTATACCCGACGGTCGTCTGCACCACGCCCTTCAGCTTATCGAACTCCGCCTGTACTCCCCAAAAACAACCCGCGGCGAACGTCGCGGTGTCGGTATTCATCGGCAACTCCTTTTTCTCAATCGCCACTGCCTGCTCCGCCGGCGCGGCCCCGCATGCCATAACCACGGCTACTGCCAACACGACTTGAATGCTCCACATCACGTATTAGACTAGTCCAACGGGCAAACAGACTCGCAGACATGCAGAACGCCAGATCCGCACTCGTGTTTCTCCGCGATTCGGGCTTCAATCGGGCTTCGAGTTTCGAGCTTCGGATTTGTCGTGACAGGCAACGTCTCCCCGCAGGACAGGAAAGTAGGCAATTGGGCTTCCGCAAAAGGAGCTGAAGATGAGAACAAAGACGATTCGCCAGCAGGTCACCTTCAGGGGCGCGACGCCCCACGAGCTCTACGAGTGGCTCATGGACTCGAAGAAGCACACACGGTTCACCGGCTCCAAGGCCACAATCAGCCGCAAGGTCGGCGGCAGGTTCAAGGCGGGCGACGGCTGGATCGACGGAATGAACCTGGAACTGGTGAAGGACAAGCTGATTCTCCAGGGCTGGCGTGGCAACGACGAAGACTGGCCCAAGGGCTACTACTCAACCGTCAAGTTCACGTTCACCAAGACAAAGAGTGGCACCCGTCTCGACTTCCTCCACTCCGGTGTTCCTGTGAGTGCGTACGAGGGAATCAGGGATGGCTGGCGGGAATACTACTGGGAGCCGCTCAAGCTCGCCCTGGCCAAGTAGCCGATACTCCGATTCCGCCCCTGCCCGCGCACCATTGGCGCGAGCAGTGAGTGAGTCCTCCAAAGCACCCGTCGAAGCACGCGGCGAAGCAGGGGTCGAAGCACCGGCAGAAGCATCGCTAGGTGAATAGTGCGTCGCGTCGGCGGTCGCGTCGTTCGCTGTATCTTGAGCTGAATCTCGACCTCAATCCTGACCTGGATTCTGCGCTGCACCGCGCGTTGCTCGCGGAGTTCTACCCGCAGTTGCTCAACTCGTTGCTCGCGCAGATGTTCGGTTCGATGTTCCTCGCGTTGGCTTTTGACTTTTACCTTTTGACTTTTGACTTCTTCCATGGGCTGATGCTACCCCCCAGGCGGCCCGTGGGCCGCCCACTCCACGGCAGAATTGTGGTCTGGATTCGATCTCATACCATATGTTGTGGCAGCCGTATCTGCTTACCGGTCCTGCAATTCTGCGTTCAGGATTCCAGTTTCTGCGTTCTGGATTCTGGTCTAACCGGCTCCGCCACTGCCGCGCTCCGGTCCGCCGTTTTGCATTTTGCTATCTGCATTCTGCAGTTTGCATTGCCTCCGCGCATAGCCCGGCAGGCAAGTCCCAATACTGACCCGGACGCAACCTCGACTGCTGTCTCGGCGGCAGTCCGGGCCACAAGTACCCGGACTCACTGCAGAGGAACGCGGACTGCAGACCGGCAAACTGCGTCCCCTGCTCTCCGGCACACAAGCCCCCGAACTCCCGGTCAGACTGCTCCGGAGACTAGGGACGAAGGACTTTCCGGGACTACGTTCGCGACTATCTGAGGAACGATGTACGATACAACGATGCAAACGATGCGGAGGGTATTCCCCCACGTGCAGGGGTCATTTCGTCAGCTTCAAGCCCAAAGCCTCAAGCCTCAAACACATAGGCCCAAAAGCCCGCTTCCGCGCCATCCTACAGCGTTGTAGAATTGCCGCCCGGCAGACAACAGAACCGGGTTTCGTTCTAGCCGTACTTCGGCTCGCTTGCGCTTGGGCTGGCTGTAGGCTGTTAGCCGTAGGCCGTGAGCGGCTCCTACGGCGCGCGTTGACTTCCGTCCGGTTCGCGGCTATAACTCTCCGCGTGATTGACCGCGCGCGAGCGAGACCGTCGAGCTGTCCATGACGACACAGTCCATCTCGATAAAGGCGGGTGACGTTGTGGAGGGCTTCGCGCCGCAGGAGCTCGTTGAGATACGGTCAGTGTCCCAATCCGGTCAATGGGTGCTTGTTGTTGGCGTGGGAGTGCTGTCGCGGCGAGAGTACAGCCGTCCTCTTACGCCTGAACAGGC carries:
- a CDS encoding ABC-F family ATP-binding cassette domain-containing protein — encoded protein: MLINATDIGKSLGAETVLQHVSFTISPGEKIGLVGPNGSGKTTLLKLILRQIEPDQGDIAIAGEPEIGYVRQDVLDDEDLTVEQALFGEMEELEARLAQLRKEIAASPDDEGELAKDEVIEDELNTRFGNGYRSRCEKTLAQFGFNLDRYKAKVNVLSPGERARLELARVLVREPNLLILDEPTNFLDIGQREWLERFLEEFAGTVLVVSHDRVFLDRVVNRVFDLRRSRLTVYEGDYDDYELAREQERAKLEHEHEVQQKEIHKLERAAEERKVWSARREKTKTAAHDSGFEGHRAAKMAKRAKHAEKRIEQMIEAHEAKKPIVEKRPRPVLVTEELPDKRAVLAKDLTKSFSGRTVIEGASFEMRTGERVAVIGPNGSGKTVLLRMLVSELEPDKGKAQFGAGTRVGYFPQDITSLDLKRTALEEVMESGANQETARTVLGTLLLRKAFAEKKLSELSAGERSKVLLARILAGGANLLILDEPTNHLDIDALLALENLLANAPVGVLFATHDRALLSRLADRVLELRDARLIDHRERYEALVRKS
- a CDS encoding TldD/PmbA family protein, giving the protein MSTEFDRQAAAVKADLKRMLDAGCSFADARLYDEDRTERLTLYDGNLETNYGANERGIGVRALYKGAWGFAATADLASISACFDKALANAKAATMLPGFPKDMGPAQPAKGQYRPPVKQDPFHVPMSEKLALLSGIDAGLKDSTVAHRYVTAGFQRRKIFYWNSESTEVDRWQLNTFGTMAVMAPDAQGRTQRRTMELFCNGDGTRGYEWLSDPEAFGGHAERVRKELSEIIAADPLPAGKRDVILLPGQGFLQVHETIGHALELDRILGYELSFAGGSHVRLEHIGKLRYGSDKLNARAGIVLNSPGTFGFDDEGTPQRDYYLIESGILVNVLSSRTDLAEANAKAGRVAVKESGTAARACAFYRTPIDRMTNINIDAGNDGTLEDIIAATEDGVVLDVPVSWSIGSNREHFHFATEIAWEVKNGKKTKVYKNPTYHGHTLEFWNSLDKVGSKATWCLEQVPNCGKGEPNQIMELGHGIPVMRFRGVETGEKE
- a CDS encoding polyprenol monophosphomannose synthase, with protein sequence MVFPVARGLVIFPTYNEAENIERILPEVLSKSPEIEALVIDDNSPDKTGDMVERMAAADSRIHLVRRPGKMGLGTAYVLGFKYMLEHGYDYCFEMDADFSHPPDKVPEMIELLKDYDLVIGSRYSEGVSVVNWPMKRLLLSYFACMYARVVTGVPIRDLTAGFKAYRRETLAGIDLEKLKEDGYGFQIEIDFLIWRKGLRIKETPIVFTERRAGTSKMNKRIVRRAFFLVLRLRLQRLFGRA
- the msrA gene encoding peptide-methionine (S)-S-oxide reductase MsrA translates to MNTDTATFAAGCFWGVQAEFDKLKGVVQTTVGYTGGKTEKPTYDDVCSDGTGHAEAVEVVFDPGVVTYEQLLDRFWSMHDPTTLNRQGPDFGSQYRSAIFFHSPEQQASAVAVKEKLAKARRFTRPIVTQIVPAVRFWPAEEYHQKYFQKHGGGSCHI